The following is a genomic window from Triplophysa dalaica isolate WHDGS20190420 chromosome 22, ASM1584641v1, whole genome shotgun sequence.
GTAACAAGATACTCCATCCCCGAAGAAATTCCAGTGGGCTCCGTGGTCGCAAACATCGCCTCCGATCTGGGCCTCGAAGCGAACACCCTCGCTGAGCGAAAGGTAAAGCTGGATCATATTCACAGTAAGAAGTATCTAGAGATAAATAAAGACACAGGAGAACTGTTTATAGCCGAGAAAATCGACAGGGAGTATGTATGCCCCGCCAAGACatcatcattttgttttctaaagaTGGATGTTATTATCGAGAGTCCAGTTCGCATCTTTAATATCGAATTGGAAATCATGGACATAAATGACAATGCGCCTCAGTTCAGGAGGGAGAGGATACCGCTTGATATTTCGGAATCAGCGACGCCCGGGGAGAGGTTATCTTTAACGAATGCAGTGGATGCTGATGTGGGAGAAAACTCTATCGAAACCTATTATCTGAGTGAGAGCGACGAGTTTACCATTGAGATTCAATCTGGGAGTGATGGAACTAAATACGTGGACTTGGTACTAAAAGCAAATTTAGATAGAGAAAAGCAAGCTGTGCATACGTTGACGCTCACCGCTGTGGATGGTGGCATACCTGCTCGCTCAGGGACAGCCAGTATTATCATTAAAGTGTTGGACACCAACGATAACGCGCCACAGTTCGATCTGCAAGTTTACTCGGTTGATTTGATCGAAAATGCACCTGCTGGGACACTTATATTGCAGCTGAACGCAACAGATTCGGACGAGGGTACGAACGCAGAAATTACTTACTCCTTTACTTTGTATACGCCTGAGAAAACGCAGGAAAAGTTCTCTCTAGATCCCAACAGCGGAGAAATAAGAGTAAAAGACGTGATTGATTTCGAAGAGGTTAAAAGCTTTGAGATGTATGTGGAAGCCAAAGACAAGGCAGTAAATCCCCAGTCTGGTCAATGTAAAATATTGGTATTCATCACTGATCTAAATGACAACTATCCTGAAATTACAATCAATTCATTTCAAGGTTCAATCAAAGAAAGCGACCCTATAGGAACAGTAATAGCGCTCATCAGTGTCAGTGACAGGGATTCTGGAGATAATGGCAAACTTCTTATCTCAATTCAAAATGCAGAGGCGTTACCTTTTGGGCTGAACAAGTCATCCGAGGACTTTTTTGCTCTGACTGTCACCGAGTCACTAGACCGAGAGAAAATCCCTAAATACAATATCGTACTCCATGTGACGGACAGAGGAACTCCACCCTTGAACGATAATGAAATGATCAGTGTTGAAATTCAAGATGTCAACGATAATGCTCCCGTGTTTTCCCAAACCCACTATACTATTCATTTATTGGAAAACAACGAACCTGGGGCTTTGTTATCTTCTCTCACAGCTCATGACCCAGATCTACATGAAAATCAGTATCTTGTTTACGTCATCATTGAAAAAGAGATCGCCAACACGTCCATATCCATGCTGTTTTCCATCAACCCCGAGAACGGAAACCTCTACGCTCTACGCACGTTTGACTACGAAAGAGAAAAGGAGTTTCTGTTTCACATCGAAGCAAGAGACTCCGGAGTCCCTTCCCTTAGCAGTAACGTCACTGTACACATCATCATTCTGGACCAAAACGACAACACCCCACTTATAGTTTCTCCGTGGCGCCCACAGGGCTCTGTCATTGAAGAAATAATCCCAAGATCAGCTGATAAAGGATCTCTTGTCACCAAGGTGATCGCACTGGACGGCGATTCAATGCAGAACTCCCGTATAACATATCAGTTTCTGCAAATCACGGACACAACGCTGTTCAGCTTGGATCAGTACAATGGTGAGGTTCGGACCACACGCATGTTCAGCTACAGGGACCCCAAACACCAACGGGTGGTCATCATTGCCAAAGACAACGGAGAACCTCCTCGCTCGGCCACAGTGACCATCAAGGTGTCAACGGTGGAACAGATGGTGACACACTTTACAGAAACCACAGAGGTGCCTATAGAATACGATCTGTTCACAGATTTAAACCTGTATTTGTTGATCGGTTTGGGCTCAGTGTTGTTTCTGCTGCTCATCACTATTCTGGTCATCTGTGTGCTAAAATGTCAAGAACCCAAACCTTCGAAAGCAGCTACCCAGGGCAGGAACAGCATCATTAGCCAGAGGAACTCAACCATTGCTGACTCTACTCTTATCTCGAGTGATGCCTATTGGTACAGTCTATTTCTGGCAGAGACTAGAAAAGGAAAGGTGGTGGTACGACAGCCCCTCCCTAATGGTACAGGGTTTATTGTGTCAAGTATTCCAGGAAGTGCTGCTCTTACAGAGACCAGCGCGTCAAGATCCACATTACAGGTACTGTAACACATATTTGGGTTGCTGATGTATTTAGAACTGTAGCctatttacacagaatgcatatGCTGCTGGCCTTACACTTAaccataaaaattaaataaaaacatgactgaATATCACACTTATGATACCTGTGTGAACTTTTGGGCAATTGACTTTGCACATGTCTGTCACTAAAAACAGAGATAGCAAAACGGAAAAAGTTTGGCACACAACCAGCTGTATAAATACAGATAGGTACGCCATATCACAGATTTCCATAATACAGTTGTCTCACATCAGACGATTCAGACATGAAAACGCTTGAGTGTGCCTATATTTGAATGTAAGTGTGACAGGAAGTGACAGAAGAgagaattaaagggacagttcaccaaaaaaaaatactttcctaTTCGTCGACTCTTTTTttccctgaaaaacaaaaaagaagatattttgaataatgttgacattgaaccccattgtacaaaaccactgaaacatttctcaaaatatcttctatgttccaaagaattaaaaagttaaatacaGTTTAGTACATAAAGATGAATAGATAATGGCctggtttcatagacaaggcttagcctAAGCAAGGACTATGCCTCAGTTAATTTAGgctatttaagtcgcttttgataaaatgctgtactgatgtgcatcttgaaacaaaacaatggcactgatataagatatgtcagggcaagttattttcagttgagaCAGCCCAAAattaattttagtctgggaccAGTCTTAAGGCTTAATTCTCTGTGAAACCGGGGCGatgacatttaatttaaagtgtGAGACAGATGCACTGACATTGAGATGAAAAGGGGTTCGTTTGTTGTTTTACTCATTGAATGCTCCCAGTTTTCTACTCAAAACAGTTTTCGAATTGTGTCAAGGTTCATGGGGACCCCCCTAACCAGCCCTTAAAAAATCACATGATAGTTAAACGCATAAATGTCCTTTAAATGTTGATAAACCATTGAGATCCACATGACGgagattgaattttttttttattgcagtgaCTATGGTAGCCTATCAATCTtgctgttgatttttttatttgcattgtaaaaattttattcacaaaaacaaattcttaAGATTTTGCCTGtaggttttgtattttttttactgagaTTTAGCTCATTGTAGAACAAGTTATTCAAAATTGATagtaatattttttactaattcctgtctttttattttcctatatttattttcttgttctttgaatcttgttttttatattattgcaaAGCAGTGCTATTCCCTTTTTTaggaatattaataaaaacgtCCTTGgaacgagtgagagagaggacgCATCAAAGTCAGTAGTGGTTGTCTGTACAGAACTGCAAAACCAGCCCGTAGGCGTATGTAGAATCATATGAGTGTTTTAAACATGATTCATCTCCTGATAATGTAGATAAAGTATATGAAAATAATCCATATGAACCAATGCAGAGTAAGAAAATGAATGTAATTGCTTTTACGAGAAGGCTACCCTTCTGCTTTCGCCCAAAGTCGGAGCTTATGTTTGCAGAATGGGGAATGCGAAAGTTTTCTCTcggaaagaaaaatattcttggggaaacgcaaaagttttgcaaAGTAACGTAATGTCATTGGGGATAGAAaaagatttgaaatattttcgATCCCTTTCCTATTTTTCCACCATCTGTAGCCTATATCCCTTCAGTGGCTCAGTACCGCGTCTTATCTTTTTTGACAATGTGAAATAACAGTGAACATAAATAAAGACTTGCATATCAAAATGAGTTGCCTAACTTGTAAGTGTGATAGACACATAACCCAAAAGTTAAATTCCGGTTTGAAGCTGGAAGTATTCTGGTGATCTGCGCACTAGTTGATTCTAACTTTTGCTATTTGAAAACTCAAACTACCCCTACCAACCACACGTCTTGTCTCTAAAACCCAACCCTTCACAGATACAGTACCAAAACCAGATGTGCAAAGACATTTACATGCATAAAATGTTCTTATCGGCTTTTTTCTAGCACTAGTGACATTTAATTCTGAATGatcttattaataataatacaaaatctttttcTACAATTTATGTGCaattttcttttcctttctttggtttgttacagttttttcttatggcttacacacgttttcaaaactatgtcaccttttctcaaaactctaaacacaattcccaaaaatgaacacacaaaatgcaaaatgcctcacatctccttcaaaatgtaacactgcattcaaaataccataaacacatgtcagaatgaagcatttgcatcaaatggcaAACACTTCTTTCATAATACTGAATAGTTTCGATATACcatgtaaacactgttgttcttaatttaaagctctttggtctttcatgggtttatatctatatttcaaTACAATGTTCAACAGTGAAAGTAATCCGCTGAGAGTGGtaacaagtacactgtaaacacaattgcaatgtaccaatagaaaatatttattaggccaaagattactgttttatacagtagaattcaacaaaaccataaacatctgtaaacaaGCATCTTCGTCCTCCATGATATCTTTGCCTTTCCACTCTGTACAGAATTGAAACACAGTATGTGTTCAGCATAGGAACTTCAAACAACTTACAACACAAACTGTAGTACAGCATGATAacaaacctcattcattcaatgcagtgcagtaaatggatggtttagaattacaaatgtttatgcaaTACTATGTAGTAATGggtatttttactgtacattactttatagctaaaatagtcattagatagttccacacctgttctcatttctgaaaGTTCGAATGATTGACGCCACTGTAAATCGACTCAAGTTGGGCTGGACTCTCATTCCAGCCTCTCTCATGGTCAAACCGTGGTTGATCACATGATCAACAAGTGTTGCCCTAATCTCATCAGAGATTGCTCTCCTTcgttctcttctttgccctcgccctcttcctcctcttcttcttccttctcttctcttctttgcccttgccctcttcctcctcttcttcttccttctcttctcttctttgcccttgccctcttcctcctcttcttcttccttctcttcctcctcttcctcctcttcttcttccttctcttcctcctcttcctcctactcctcctactcctcttgctctctgtccattgttggcatccattgttcaaaacaggtaATCTGACCTTCGATCTATTTATAGGCCAATACTACCATAAAGCAGTGATTGGATAGTGATCAGTTAAGCAATTAGTGTTTCCACatgtgaggagtgtgtgtgtgacctcgTGAATAAGTGTagcattttgattggttgtgtttggaaaaggaaagcaaatcacttcctgttagatttttgtgttttaggtagagaattgtgtgtagtgttttgaaaaaagtgtattatgcaataaacactgagtcaaaggctgagaaatagcttatggttttggagatttggtgtgtagttttgcactttgagtgagaggtttcaaaaagcatgtgacatgaaaagattttgtgtgtaagcagttggaaaaaactgtaatcaaTCATGTTTTCTATTTGTTGACAGGAATCGAGTAGTGATTTACCCTGATCTGACTGCTGGATTACAGCTGGATCTCTTGCCAGGATCATTATCCATGAGGGGAGATTGATCATCTGTTTTACTCCTTACTTCAAATCCAGACAGTGTCAACAATAAGTTACCACATTGAGCATGACATTGCATGGCTAGGCCAAAAAAGGACCTTTCGACCTATCTTTAAGACCTCTAAATAGTCCTGCACCGAGGACAAAGTAATACTTCCTGATAACTGAACCGATATTCAATGGAAAGAATCTCATTCATTAATTTTGGActtttagatgttttttgtgACATGAAGTGCACAGAATATGCCAAACAAAAAGACTGTATTTCAATGTTCTGGAATTTATGGTATCTTATTTTTACATAGTTGAAACATGCTGAGGAGAAAGCTGTGACTGATGAGCACAATGTAAGAAGTCAGACATTGCCAATACCTCAGTTGGTTTGACAGCTGTGTGGTGCACATTCAGTATATAATGTACATGAATACTTTTTGCTATTAACcaaatttattgattttgaaaatTCATCTACAGTATTTACATAAGACagatgttaaaataataattacattttactgaaaaacatgACACTAATTATTTAGTGCAAATCCATTACTCTGTATTAGAAAAGGAGTTGGGCGCCCTCATCACATTATGGATCTACCTTCTCTTCAGATATGAATGTGAAGCCAGTACGACAATATTATCTTAAATGAtcaatgataataataattattaaacattaagttattttttgtaaaagagtTTACAAGTATACTGTTAACTTGCTATTTAGTATCAGTTTTGGGTTTGTTTACTGGAGTTTTTGaggtttttaattgttttgtactctaaaatgaaaaaagcttCTTTAATGCTACATCttatatgaattaaatgttGTATGGATTTAATATTACtggtaaaaaatattcaaaaattcATTATATCAATTATTAGAAAGATGGAAATgtgatttcaaaatgtttaaaactcaACTCAACAGTAGAAGTATTGATCACTTGGGAATTGTCTATAAACACAGAATTTAAACGCTaaaaggggcggtttcccggacagggcttaagcctagtcccagactaactgaAATGTTAGAGGTGTTTTAAACGAAAACCACTTACTCTGGCATATCCTACAATATATcagtgcgattgttttgtctcaagattcacaccagtaatgttttttgtaaagtatgttttttaaaaatccaAATTTAACTAAGCCCTAGTACTGGTTTAAGATAATACTTGTTTTGGAAACTGccccatatatcaaacaaataaaGTGCTGTGTGCCTTTAGCTGTTTGCTTAAGGGTGGAGAAATAAAGTGTGCCTGTAATTATTGCCTGGAGTGACCTTAATGTTAATATAACTTTGGTCCCTACCTGATGAAGTTACAGAATGAGTCTTAAACTCCCTCCCCACAAATGGTTTCTCATCGTGTGCTTTTTGTTGCCTTATTTGCAAAGCATCCTTATGCAAACAAGTAACCAATGCCTTTGTGTCCCTGTTGGACTATTTGATTTGTCATTTGCTTGTTCAGCAATGTGAATAAAagcttttacagtatatttcatgattttcagTTTGTCGGGTAGGGAGTGAGTTTCTGAGGCAAAGCCGGGATATATGATCacataatgtcaaaacaaaccacaaattTCCTTTGCAGGACGGCCACAACATCTCCTCACATTTATTGAAGCATACTTTTTCCCCCtttgaaatacacacacacatggagatTTGCATGTGATGCTTTTTCGGCATGTCAAACACGTCACCCGGTCTGTGAAAACCCAAGTCACCAAAGTCACTTTTTGTGGTTTAtcgttttctgtaaaaaaattgtcctctaagtacatttttttaaaatgttatcttgATGTCTTCAATATTGACTAAGTAAGGCAATGTCAAAGTGGCAATGacttaaatcaaaatgaatttaATGGTGGAAATTAGATTTTGAGACATTAGACTGGTTTTCATAGACAAGGTGACATGTAATATGCTTCAGGTTGCTCGCAAAGTCCAAATGATTTTAActgttatttataaatttagGGACTaacataaacatgcattcatAAAATtaacagttccctttctgtgggtatctcgacattgtgtcgatCTGACAGGATGGGATTTGATCTTTAGAACCTATCATCTCagattgtactttttaaaaggccaatgaagTTGGCGAATGGCTtggcatgccagtctccgcACCGTACATATGGGTATAAAATGGAAGATTGCATGCcaattcatttaccttttgttctatGGAACCTGCTG
Proteins encoded in this region:
- the LOC130411307 gene encoding protocadherin alpha-C2, with product METHSSVLSRRWHLSLLVLPAMWTVALAVTRYSIPEEIPVGSVVANIASDLGLEANTLAERKVKLDHIHSKKYLEINKDTGELFIAEKIDREYVCPAKTSSFCFLKMDVIIESPVRIFNIELEIMDINDNAPQFRRERIPLDISESATPGERLSLTNAVDADVGENSIETYYLSESDEFTIEIQSGSDGTKYVDLVLKANLDREKQAVHTLTLTAVDGGIPARSGTASIIIKVLDTNDNAPQFDLQVYSVDLIENAPAGTLILQLNATDSDEGTNAEITYSFTLYTPEKTQEKFSLDPNSGEIRVKDVIDFEEVKSFEMYVEAKDKAVNPQSGQCKILVFITDLNDNYPEITINSFQGSIKESDPIGTVIALISVSDRDSGDNGKLLISIQNAEALPFGLNKSSEDFFALTVTESLDREKIPKYNIVLHVTDRGTPPLNDNEMISVEIQDVNDNAPVFSQTHYTIHLLENNEPGALLSSLTAHDPDLHENQYLVYVIIEKEIANTSISMLFSINPENGNLYALRTFDYEREKEFLFHIEARDSGVPSLSSNVTVHIIILDQNDNTPLIVSPWRPQGSVIEEIIPRSADKGSLVTKVIALDGDSMQNSRITYQFLQITDTTLFSLDQYNGEVRTTRMFSYRDPKHQRVVIIAKDNGEPPRSATVTIKVSTVEQMVTHFTETTEVPIEYDLFTDLNLYLLIGLGSVLFLLLITILVICVLKCQEPKPSKAATQGRNSIISQRNSTIADSTLISSDAYWYSLFLAETRKGKVVVRQPLPNGTGFIVSSIPGSAALTETSASRSTLQESSSDLP